CTACTACGCCCGTGACCGTCCCATCCCCTTCCGTCTTCATTCTTCCCTTGCGCCAACCTAATCGCGACTATTTCCGCATCGGAATTGGCCTCAATCTCAGCCAGGTCTTCTGCAAAATGAGTGCCTCCGCCTGTCCCAATTCCAACTCCGGCGCTGGCACGAGCTCAACCGCTGGTTCGACTCCTTGATAGCTTTCCGCCCGGTGTATATTTATCCGCGTGTGGCCCGTCCTGCATGCCCTGCCTGCCCTGACGGAGGAAGGGCCCCACCCGCTGTCATCCCGAACCCAGCCCGCACGGATGGGGCAGCAGTTCAGCAGAAGAGAAACGTGCGGGATGGCGGTGAGGGACCTGCTTTTCGTTTTGTCTTCGTCGGGCCGCTGCTTACCACGCCCGCGCCTGCCCGCCCGGTCGCGGACCGCGTGCTAAGGCCTTCGTAGGGGAGGGTCTTCAGACCCTCCCTGCATCTCATTACCGCGGCCCGCCCGCCATTAACTTCCTCTTGCGCGCCTCGTCCGCGAGTTGTAAAAGGTAATCGCCCTCGCACTTTCCACTGACCACTGACCACTGGCCACTTCTTCTCCCATTTGTGTTAGCCTAATCGCAGAAGGAGGCAAGCGTGGACATCGTCAAGGGCAACATGGGCTGGATCGAAGTCATCGTCGGCCCCATGTTTTCCGGCAAAAGCGAAGAGCTCATCCGCCGCCTCCGCCGCGCCGAAATCGCCCGCCAGCGCGTGCAAATCTTCAAGCCCGTCATCGACAAGCGCTACTCCTCCAACGGCATCGTCTCGCATTCCGGCCTGGAAATTCCTTCCGACCTCGTCTCCACCGGCGCCGATATTCTTGCGAAAGTCGAGGCGCGCACCGAAGTCATCGGCATCGACGAAGCGCAATTCCTCGGCGAATCGCTTCTCGAAAGCTGCACGCGCCTCGCCGATCTCGGCAAGCGGGTCATCGTCGCCGGCCTCGACACGGATTTCATGGGACGCCCCTTCGAGCCTATGCCCCGGCTGCTCGTCGCCGCCGAGGAAATCACAAAATTGCTCGCGATTTGCGCGCGCTGCGGAAATCCCGCGGTGAATACGCAGCGCCTGGTTGCGTCCGAAGAATTGATCGTCGTCGGCGCCGGCGGAATGTACGAAGCGCGCTGCCGCCGCTGCTTCGAGCCGCAGCTCGCCGTCGAAAAAATCGAAGCGGAAAAATCCGCGCCGCGAAAAATCCCCGCGGAAGCCGCTGCGCAAAGCGCCCCGGAAAATTCCGAAAACAAAGATTCGCGCGCCAAATCGCGCGCCGCCGCGCCATAAATCGCGCAGCGAACAAAAAGCGAAAAAATCGTCAAAAACACGAAAATTCAATGGCCTGCTTCATCAGGCCAATTCGCAGCCGAAAAAGCGCCTCGAAAAAGACAATTTGGCTGGATTGGCCTGTACTAGGACGTGATGGTCGCCGCCGCGCGCGGCGCGGATTTCGCGCGTCCCAATTTCCGGCAGAAAGAATCGGGGGTTGCGCGACGCAAAAGGGCGTATCCGGCAGAGGCTTCCTGCATTACAATTAAGGTGCCTCCATGTTTCGCCTGACTACTTTCGCCGCGGCGGCCTTGCTGCTCACGTCATACGACACTCCGCACGTGTACCCGTTGCACTCTGATCCATCGTCGCCGCTGAATTTGAATCTGCCGATTGAATCTTCGCCGACAGATATTTTCCTCACGCTCGCGGGAGAGTCCTGGCAAAAAGTAAATGATCCGCAGGTGAAATCGCGCTATGCAATCATTCGTTATGTGGAAGGAGAGTACGCGCGCGTGGTGCAGCCGCTGCCGGCGCAGAAAAACGGATTTCGCTACAAGGTCGGCGCGCCGATTGATGCGAAACAATTGCACTACGCGCTGATGCGCGGCTCGGCGGCGAATCGCGGCGATCAAGTGCAAATCACGAACATTCAATTTCGCGACAAAGAAATTGTGATCGACATCAACGGCGGAACAAAATCAAAATTCAACTGGCGCCAGCACGTGTCGATCGACGCGGGACCGGTCCCGTCGACGACGATCTATCCTGACAATCCGTCGTTTCAGAAGCTGGGCGCGGTGTTGGTTCTGGATTTCGGCAAGAAAGTTCCTGAGTTAACTCCCGATGAATTGAAAAACGATCTTGCGCCATTTTTGAATTTTGCGGGCGAACATTCCTCGGCGGTGAACTGGGTGGACACGCTGCCGAAAGTCTACCAGGATGCGATCAAGGATCATGTCGCGATCACGGGGATGAATCACGACATGGTGACTGCGGCGATGGGACGTCCGGACCAGAAAGTACGCGAGCCGGATGACAAAGGGAAGGAAACCGAAGATTGGATTTACGGCCACCCGCCGGCAAAAGTGACTTTTGTTACGTTTTCTGGCGATAAAGTCATTCGCGTGAGGTCGTACAACTAGAGCGCGTTTGAGAAACGGGCGTGGAGCGGTCGGCGCGCGCCACCCGCCACCTTAATGGCTAATTGCAGTCGCATTGTGCTGTCTCAGCCATCCGTCTTGATCTTCCTTCAAGTGATTTGGCCCGAAAAAGAAAACATCGAAATTCTTGGCCTTATAACGACTAAGAATTTCAGCTTTTTGGGGAATCGATAGATCATCCCCAACGTAGAGCATAACCCTTCCAGAGAACTCCAAATCTTCATATTTTGTCTGTTGATCCGGTAACCCTTCTTCAATGCGCAGATGTTTTGAAACATCATCCATCGCCCTCTGAACGAAATCTACGAGCGCCAAAGAAGCTCTGTAATCGTAATAGTGCTGAGGTATCGCTTCTGTTGAGGGAATGTAAAAACCTACGAATTTATAGTTCTCTAGATAATTTGCATAGACTTGACTTTCAATCGGGATCTTCGGGCCGTCCTTTGGGGCAAATTCAATATCGTTGAAAGTATACCTGTCTAGTGATGGGAAATCCTGCCTAAACGTTTCTTCAAGTGTGGTCGGCGGTCTGTCGGCAGAATTTGGGGGAGACGGTAAAGGTTTTTCTTCCGATTCGCGTTGGGCCTTTGATTTCCAGCGCCATCCTGCCCCTCCCAGCGCCACGACTATTAACACTACGGCTACAATCACTCGCAGCCGATATAGGTCATGACGTCCGTGTGTGTGTCCGGAAAACAATAACCACGCGCCCACAAGCGTACAAATGAGTGCTGCACCGAAAGCGAGACGCTGCCCAACTAGGTGTTCCATCAGATAAGGCACGCCAACGCCTGCCAGCAAGAATCCGTAGCCAAACTTTGCACCCTTAGACATGTAAGCGGATTATGTACCCTGTCTTGCTTGAAGTATATAATCCTGGAAAAACGCCCAAGGTGGGGAGAGGCAGTGGTCAGTGTTCAGTGGCCAGTGGATACCTTGCGCGGATTATTTTGCAAAGCGAAGTGCCGCGCAAGAGGAAGTTGACGGCGGACGCGGCCGCAGTAATGCGATGCAGGGAGGGTCCGAAGACTCTCCCCTACGAGGCCTTGGCAGGCGACGCGCGAGCGGGCGAGGCTCCGAGTGAGAACGAAGAACGGGAACTGAACGCGACTCGGGGAGTCGCGACGGGCGCAGCAAGCAGCGCCCCTACGACCGGCAAGAACACACAGGCTGAGAGCCCGCCTGCGGCGGGCAAACGGCGGGCAGGCCTCACGCCGTTCACGAAAGGCGTGTGAACGGGTTCGGAATGACAACAAAAGAGAGACGGGCGCGGCAAGCAGCGCCTCTACAAAGGCAGAGGCTGAGCGCGTTGAGACACGCGCAAGAAGAAGTTAGTGCGCGCGAAAGCCCAACGGTCAAATAGCGACCGCGAAGCACACGCAAGATCCCCGCCCTTTGCTGCGTGCGGACGCATGCGCGCAGAGCGCAAAGGATGGGCCACCCACGGGGTGCGAGTGGCCGAGCTGAGGCAAAAGCAGATTCCCGCCACGGCGGGCAAGCTCGGAATGACAGCGTAGAGGGGCAGCACGCGCGCGAGGCGGAGAGGATGGCCAGCCACGAGTCGACGCCGCCGAATTGTAATGGGAGCGGCATAGCGGCGTCGAGTTTCGGTCACACGACGACCGGAATCCGCGAGGCGGACCGCTGCACTCCAAACAAACAAAAGCAGGTCCTTCGGTTCGGTCCCTTCGCGAAGGCGACTCAGGGCAGGCAGGGCAAGCGAGTGGCAAGTGTCGTGCGTCGGGGCGGTGGTTGGGCGCGAGACGGAGGCGAGACGGGAGTCTCGCCCGGTCGGATCTGAAGATCCGACCCTACAGGAAAGACAAATGCGCGGAATTGCCGGCGAGGGT
The sequence above is a segment of the Candidatus Acidiferrales bacterium genome. Coding sequences within it:
- a CDS encoding thymidine kinase, which gives rise to MDIVKGNMGWIEVIVGPMFSGKSEELIRRLRRAEIARQRVQIFKPVIDKRYSSNGIVSHSGLEIPSDLVSTGADILAKVEARTEVIGIDEAQFLGESLLESCTRLADLGKRVIVAGLDTDFMGRPFEPMPRLLVAAEEITKLLAICARCGNPAVNTQRLVASEELIVVGAGGMYEARCRRCFEPQLAVEKIEAEKSAPRKIPAEAAAQSAPENSENKDSRAKSRAAAP